From the genome of Miscanthus floridulus cultivar M001 chromosome 10, ASM1932011v1, whole genome shotgun sequence, one region includes:
- the LOC136486333 gene encoding BEL1-like homeodomain protein 1, with translation MAAYYHGGAGTDIQTSTDGLQTLYLMNPSYAGYADDGGASTPGATNMMLLNSAVTTMTTASFAHHHHHHQSPSSAAQQQQHFVGIPLQAPPSGYNLWTPATAAVDMSSPPPQAQTPGGAAAAGVSAVLSLSSREAAPPPVTVAAVAGPGCTDEGKYLGVSATSQGQMVMSSKYLKAAQELLDEVVSVSKGVEDANKTTKSLAAVKKKEDSEGVSGGGTDDGSGAKSDGGAGEMSTAERQELQMKKSKLINMLDEVEQRYRQYHGQMQAVSSSFEAAAGAGSARTYTALALRTISRQFRCLRDAIAAQVRAASRALGEDADAAGGRTVGSRLRYIDHQLRQQRALQQLGMMQGGAWRPQRGLPERSVSILRAWLFEHFLHPYPKDSDKIMLAKQTGLTRSQVSNWFINARVRLWKPMVEEMYLEETKDQDGGGGGGGGGNDEGKSGGGGSKSGDTVDGVKPRADAMSKSAVCVRGGEAAESASTNKGIHGSSLLELGGGGDHQQSHAGFYDGDDAMGRRLKKARGDEPAPAFHHVHDMAALHAQAAAAARQQHEEVSHRELLMKFMESGGGGAGARDHHHHHQDGGGGYSLFAPGPYGQFATEPAAFAFAGNGGVSLTLGLPHGAGGSAAEQTASFLMGSTTAGADSGSHGGGYDINMQSTKSFAAQLMRDFVA, from the exons ATGGCGGCGTACTACCACGGCGGCGCCGGCACGGACATCCAGACCAGCACCGACGGCCTGCAGACGCTGTACCTGATGAACCCGAGCTACGCCGGCTACGCTGACGACGGCGGCGCTTCCACGCCGGGGGCGACTAACATGATGCTCCTCAACTCGGCCGTGACCACCATGACGACGGCGTCCTtcgcgcaccaccaccaccaccaccagtcgccGTCGTCGgccgcgcagcagcagcagcacttcGTCGGCATCCCGCTCCAGGCGCCGCCGTCGGGCTACAACCTGTGGACCCCGGCCACGGCCGCCGTGGAcatgtcgtcgccgccgccgcaggcgcAGACTCccggcggcgccgcggcggctgGGGTCAGCGCCGTGCTCAGCCTGTCGTCCCGAGaggcagcgccgccgccggtcACGGTGGCCGCGGTGGCCGGCCCTGGCTGCACCGACGAGGGCAAGTACCTGGGAGTGTCGGCCACGTCGCAGGGGCAGATGGTGATGAGCTCCAAGTACCTCAAGGCCGCGCAGGAGCTGCTCGACGAGGTGGTGAGCGTCAGCAAGGGCGTCGAGGATGCCAACAAGACGACCAAGAGCCTGGCGGCGGTGAAGAAGAAGGAGGACTCGGAGGGCGTGTCCGGTGGCGGCACCGATGACGGTTCCGGCGCAAAGAGCGATGGCGGCGCGGGGGAGATGTCCACCGCGGAGCGGCAGGAGCTGCAGATGAAGAAGAGCAAGCTTATCAACATGCTTGACGAG GTGGAGCAGCGGTACCGGCAGTACCACGGGCAGATGCAGGCGGTGTCGTCGTCGTtcgaggcggcggcgggcgccGGGTCGGCGCGGACGTACACGGCGCTGGCGCTGCGCACCATCTCGCGGCAGTTCCGGTGCCTGCGGGATGCGATCGCGGCGCAGGTGCGCGCGGCGAGCCGGGCGCTGGGCGAGGACGCTGACGCCGCCGGGGGCCGCACCGTCGGGTCCCGCCTCCGCTACATCGACCACCAGCTCCGGCAGCAGCGCGCGCTGCAGCAGCTCGGCATGATGCAGGGCGGCGCCTGGCGGCCCCAGCGTGGCCTCCCCGAGCGCTCCGTCTCCATCCTCCGCGCCTGGCTCTTCGAGCACTTCCTGCACCC ATACCCCAAGGATTCGGACAAGATCATGCTCGCCAAGCAAACCGGGCTCACCAGGAGTCAG GTGTCGAACTGGTTCATCAACGCGAGGGTGCGGCTGTGGAAGCCCATGGTGGAGGAGATGTACCTGGAGGAGACCAAGGACcaggacggtggcggcggcggcggcggcggcggcaatgaCGAGGGGAAGTCAGGTGGCGGCGGGAGCAAGAGCGGCGACACTGTCGACGGCGTCAAGCCGAGGGCGGACGCCATGTCCAAGTCCGCGGTTTGCGTGAGAGGCGGCGAGGCGGCGGAGAGCGCGTCCACCAACAAGGGCATCCATGGCTCCTCCCTGctcgagctcggcggcggcggcgaccaccAGCAGTCTCACGCGGGGTTCTACGACGGCGACGACGCGATGGGGCGGAGGCTCAAGAAGGCGCGAGGGGACGAGCCGGCGCCGGCGTTCCACCACGTGCACGACATGGCCGCGCTGCACGCGCAGGCCGCGGCGGCCGCGAGGCAGCAGCACGAGGAGGTCAGCCACCGGGAGCTGCTCATGAAGTTCATGGAGAGCGGAGGCGGCGGTGCTGGCGCGagggaccaccaccaccaccaccaggacggcggcggcgggtacTCGCTCTTCGCGCCGGGGCCGTATGGGCAGTTCGCCACGGAGCCCGCCGCCTTCGCGTTCGCCGGGAACGGCGGGGTGTCGCTGACGCTCGGCCTCCCGCACGGCGCCGGAGGCAGCGCCGCCGAGCAGACCGCGTCGTTCCTCATGGGCAGCACCACGGCCGGCGCCGACAGCGGCAGCCACGGCGGCGGCTACGATATAAACATGCAGAGCACCAAGTCGTTCGCGGCGCAGCTCATGAGGGACTTCGTGGCCTAG